In Acidobacteriota bacterium, the genomic window TCTATTTCCCCGACCGGGCCGTCCCCATGCTTCCCGAGGACCTCTCCAGCGACATCTGCTCCCTCCTGCCCGACCAGGACCGCTTGACGTTCACGGCGGAGCTCACCATCGACGGCCGCACCGGTCGGACCACCGCCGCCCGATTCGTGCCCTCGGTGATCCGCTCCCGGGCCCGGCTGACCTACACCCAGGTCGCCGCCATCCTCGACGGCGACCCGTCGGCGCGGGCGCAGCACCCCAAGTTGGCCGCCGAGTGCGACGGCATGGCTGAGCTGGCCCGGTTGCTCAACGCGCGGCGGCGGCAGCGCGGCGCCATCGACTTCGACCTGCCCGAAGAGGAGGTCCGTTGCGACCCGGCGGGCGCTGTGATCGGGATCTTCAAGGCGGAGCGCACCTTTGCCCACCGGCTCATCGAGGAGTTCATGCTCGCGGCCAACGAGGCCGTGGCTGCGTACTTCCAGTCCCGGGAACTGCCCTTCATCTACCGGATCCACGAACCGCCCGACGCCATGAAAGTGCAGGAGCTGGCCGAGACCGCCGCCTGCTTCGGCTACGCCTTCGATCCGAATGCGGAGGCGTTCACGCCGCGCGACTTCCAGGCGCTGGCGGATCGGTTCGAGGATTCGCCGGTGGGCCAGTACCTCGCCTACGTCATGCTGCGGACGTTCAAGCTGGCCGTGTACTCGGAGCGCAACAGCGGCCACTTCGGGCTGGCCGCCGACGACTACACCCACTTCACCTCGCCCATCCGCCGCTACCCCGACCTGATCGTTCACCGGCTGCTGCGTCACGCGCTGGCCCATCCCGACAGCCCCACGCCGCCTGGCTATGACACCGCCGCGCTCCACGAGATCGCGGTGCGCGCCTCGGAGCGGGAGCGCGAGGCGGTGGAAGCCGAGCGGGAGGTGCTGGCCTGGAAGAAGGCCGAGTTCATGCAGCAACACGTGGGCGGTGAGTTCGAGGGATTCGTCTCCGGCCTCCGACCGTCGGGCCTGAATGTGCAGTTGACGCGGTTCTTCATCGAAGGCTTCGTCCCCCTGTCCAGTCTCATGGACGATTACTACGTTTTCGACGAACGGCGGCACCTGTTCTACGGCGAGCGGGGCGGCCGGGTGTTCGCTCTGGGCACGCCGGTGACGGTGCGGGTGGACCGTGTGGACATGGTCCGGTGCCAGACGGACTTTTCGGTGGTCGGCGGCGGCGGGGTCGCAGCGGACGCGCCGCGGTCCGAGGCGCGCCGGCGCAGTCGCAGCGCCGCCGGACCGACGTCGGTCAAGGGCCGGAGCACCGCCCGCCGGGCGGAGGCGAAGAGCGTCCGGCCGCGGGTCAAGACGCACCGGGTCAAGCCGCCCAGCCGCCGGCGGGACGGCGGCTCCCGCCGCCAGGGCCGGCGCTCGCGCTGAACGGACGGCGCGCAACCGCCGCCGCGATCCGCTGTAACCTGGACCGTCCGGCCAGCGTATAATAAAACCACTGAGACTCCGTGGGAGGCCGCACATGCATCGCATCATCGTCGGTTGGATCGCCCTGGCGCTCCTGATCGCCCCGCTGGCGGCTCAGGAGGAGGAGGCAGTCAAGACCGATCCCAACACGGTCAAGAAGGCGTCCGCACTGTTCGACAAGGGTGTTCAGGCCGCCCAGAAGGGCGACCTGGCCGGAGCGGAACAGCTCTTCCAGCAATCGCTCAAGACCTATCCGCTGGTCCCCGGCGCCTATGTGGAGCTGGGCAAGATCGCCATGGCCCGCCAGAACCCCGCCCAGGCGTTGGAATTCTACCTCAAGGCCCGCGACACCTACCACGCCCTGCACGACCAGAAGCTCAAGGATTTAAATCGCGTTCAAAACGAGGAGCGGCAGCGCGCCCAGAACAGCCAGACCGCCCGGAATTCCACTTCCGGCAGCGGCGGCTTCGCCAAGAACGCCGTCATCGAGTCCCGCAACCAAATGACCGAGGACCAGCGCGACATCGTCAAGGAGCACCAGGAGGTGGATATCCCCGCCCTGTTTTATCTCTACCTGGGCGGCGCGTACATGCGCCTGGGCAAGCACGACCTGGCGGAGCAGGAGTTCACGGCCGGCATTCGGCGGGATCCCGCGCTGGCGCCCCTCCACTTCAACCTGGCCGTGGTGTACCTGGTCAAGGGACGGTACGACCAATCGGCCGCCGAGGCACGCACCGCCAGAGATCTGGGGTTCCAGCTTCCGCCCCAGTTCGTCCAGGACCTGGAGAGTCGCGGCAAGCTCAAGCTGTAAGGGTCGGTCGTCGCCATCCGACCGCACCCGGCAGCCAGCCGGACGGCCCCCAACCGGGCGGCATCCCCCCGTTTTCCGACACATTTCCGGCTTTTCAAACCGGTTGTTTTCGGTTACAGTCATAAGTGAATGATTTCACCAACTCACTCCGAACGCTGGCCGGGTGTTGTCGCCCGCTGGGTGGTGGCCGTGCTGGGCTGGGCCGCCGTGCCGGTTCTGTTCGCCCTGGATCCGGCCAAACCGCTCAACCAGTTTGTGATCGATCACTGGACCACCGAGCACGGCCTGCCGCAGAAGGCGGTCACGGCGGTCACCCAGACGCGGGACGGCTACCTCTGGGTGGGCACGTTCGACGGAATCGCCCGGTTCGATGGGATGCGCTTCACCATCCTGGACAAATGGAATCTGCCGGTTCTCGGCAGCAACAACATCTTCGCCATCCATGAGGATCGCGCCGGCGACCTCTGGATCGCCACGTCCGACGGTCTCGCCTGCCGGCGCGGCGGCCGCTGGATCCGTTACGACACTTCCCACGGGTTGACAAGCAATTTCATCCTGACCATCCACGAGGAT contains:
- the rnr gene encoding ribonuclease R, producing the protein MSMKDDLLRILDQLHREHVSRQELAERLDAGAEDRQAFRAAVRELEADGVLIRVKRNYYAVRGRARLVTGKLQCHRSGFGFVIADPDCHPGGDVYVRAADLGDATHGDRVAVQLLDARPGAAPEPPRPGRSGPRLEGRVVRVLERGTPRIIGRILFLKKPVVIPLDPRFHYTVHPVNTDAFELADGDIVSVSLTTEPSTRTRPEGRIVALVGKPDDPELPYKIALSQHDIPTEFPPEALAEARRAPKAITAVELADRADLRHLPAVTIDGETAFDFDDAVNAVRCPDGHYTLWVHIADVSHYVPPDGAVDRDALRRGTSVYFPDRAVPMLPEDLSSDICSLLPDQDRLTFTAELTIDGRTGRTTAARFVPSVIRSRARLTYTQVAAILDGDPSARAQHPKLAAECDGMAELARLLNARRRQRGAIDFDLPEEEVRCDPAGAVIGIFKAERTFAHRLIEEFMLAANEAVAAYFQSRELPFIYRIHEPPDAMKVQELAETAACFGYAFDPNAEAFTPRDFQALADRFEDSPVGQYLAYVMLRTFKLAVYSERNSGHFGLAADDYTHFTSPIRRYPDLIVHRLLRHALAHPDSPTPPGYDTAALHEIAVRASEREREAVEAEREVLAWKKAEFMQQHVGGEFEGFVSGLRPSGLNVQLTRFFIEGFVPLSSLMDDYYVFDERRHLFYGERGGRVFALGTPVTVRVDRVDMVRCQTDFSVVGGGGVAADAPRSEARRRSRSAAGPTSVKGRSTARRAEAKSVRPRVKTHRVKPPSRRRDGGSRRQGRRSR
- a CDS encoding tetratricopeptide repeat protein is translated as MHRIIVGWIALALLIAPLAAQEEEAVKTDPNTVKKASALFDKGVQAAQKGDLAGAEQLFQQSLKTYPLVPGAYVELGKIAMARQNPAQALEFYLKARDTYHALHDQKLKDLNRVQNEERQRAQNSQTARNSTSGSGGFAKNAVIESRNQMTEDQRDIVKEHQEVDIPALFYLYLGGAYMRLGKHDLAEQEFTAGIRRDPALAPLHFNLAVVYLVKGRYDQSAAEARTARDLGFQLPPQFVQDLESRGKLKL